The region GACGTAGCGTGCCACCGGCTCTCCGAGCACTTCGAGGCGCGGCGCAATGCCGAGGCCCGGGGCGGTGGGGGCGGTGACGCGGCCGTTGCGCACGGCAAAATCGCCGTCGGCGGTCTTGATCGCGACGATGTCGCGGCATTCGAGCACGCAGCGCAGGTTCTTTTCCGGCACCGTCTGGCCGAGATGGACGATGGCGGCGAAAGCGATGTCCGAGCCGGTGGTTTCCTGGACGCTGACGGTGTAGCCGGCGGCGACCGAAATATCGCGATGGCGGCGGCCGCGGGTCAGGCCGCCATTCTTGGAGATCTTCAGGCCGATGCCCTCGGCGGCGTCGTCGCTGAGGAGCTGGGCAATCGCCGCATCATCCGTCGCCAATTCGTCGAAGATGATCGGCACATCGGTGCGCCGCCGCAGTGACAAACATTCGCGCCAGGTCGCGCAGGGGGCTTCGAGCACGAAATCGAGCCCGGCCGGCAAGAGCCGCAGCATGCGCAGCGCGGTTTCCACCGTCATGCCGCCATTGGCATCGACGATGAAGAATTCGCCCGGCCGCTTATCGGCGAGCGACGCGGCAATCCGGGCGGCGTCGACCGCCGGCTCGTCGCCGATCTTGACCGAATGGGCGATATAACCGAGCTGGCGATGCTCGGCGACGCGCCGGCGCATATCGTCCGGATCGCCCATATAGATCGACGAGATCACCGGCATTTTCACATCGGTGCGCCCGCCGAGCAGCTCGCAGACGGGCAGGCCGACCGATTTGCCAAACAGATCCCAGCAGGCGACGTCGAGCGCGGTCTTGGCATGCAGATGCCCGACCAGCGCCTGGTCCATCGCGTCATTGATGCGATCGACGCGGCGGGGATCGAGCCCGATCAGGCCAGGCGCGATTTCGGCAATGCCGGCGCGCACGCCGAGCGCATGCGAGGCGATATAGGTCGATCCGAACGGCGTGCTCTCGCCCCAGCCCTCCAGCCCATTCTGCGCCGTGATCCGGACGATCGTCGCATCGAAGCTTCGGTATTCACGCCCGCCCGACAGCCGGTAGACGCCGCCGCGGTAGGGCAGGTCGACCTTGAAGACGTCGATTTTTTTGATTTTGAGTTCGCTCATTTTGGCTCTTCTTATTCGGGGATGACGAGAACGAGCTTGCCGGTGATGCGCTTCGACAGGAAATCCCGCTGCGCCTCGACGATCTCGTTCAAAGGATAGCTCTTGCCGACGAGCGGTTTGATTTCGCCGCGCTCGACATAGGAGACGAGGTTTTCGAAAACGACGTCCTCCTGGAAGGTGCAGCCGAAGAAGGTCAGGTCCTTGAGATAAAGCGTCCTGACGTCGAGTTCGACGATCGGCCCGGCGATGGCGCCGGCAATGGCGTATCGCCCGCCCTTCTTCAGAACGTCGAGCAGCTCGCCGAAGGATGGCCCGGCGGCGACGTCGAGCACGACGTCGACCGTCTCCCGGCCGAGGTGGGCTGCGATGTTTTCGCCGCGCGCAAGCACCTTATCGGCGCCGATCGCCAGCAATTGCCCGGCCTTGTCGGGGCTTGCGATCGCCGTGACGGTGGCGCCGCGGCGCTTCGCCAGCTGGATCGCCGCCGAGCCTACGCCGCCGGAGGCGCCGGCGATCAGCACATGCTCGCCGGCGCCGACGGCTGCGCGGTGCAGCATGCCCTCGGCGGTGGAATAGGCGCAGGGCAGCGACGCCAGCTCGACATCGCTCCAGTCGCAATCAATCTTGTAAGTCTCGCGCGCCGGCGCCACCGCATATTGGGCAAAGCCACCATCGCATTCCGAGCCGAAGGTCCAGCAGTCGAACGGACGATAATCGACGTAAGAGCGCAGCATGTTGCGCACCAGCACCCGCTCGCCGATCCGGCCGTAATCGACACCGTCCCCGACATCAACGATACGCCCGCAGCAATCGGCCCCCTGGATGCGCGGAAAGGCGAGCGGCACGCCGGACCAGCTGGCGTCGGCGTCCTGCGCCGACCGGAAACCTGTCGCCCCGCCGCCTTCCGTGCCTGTTGTCACCGCCTTGGAATACCAGCCGATGCGGGTATTGATATCGGTGTTGTTGACGCCGGCCGCGGCGACGCGGATCAGCACCTCGCCGGCTTTGGCCCGGGGAAGCGGAATATCCTCACGATATTCCAGTTTTTCGAAACCGCCATGGCCGGTGAGGAGAACGCCCTTCATCCGCTCGGGAAGCCTTTGCACGGCCTGTTTCGACCTTGATGTCTCGATGTTCATACCTGTTCGGGACCTCGAAAATAGCGTCGCCCAACGCGCGGCCGAGCACCGGACGGGCGTCTTTTCCTGGCGACATGCTGTTTGTGGGTCCTATGAAAGCGGCAGGCAGGTCCTGAAGACAAGACACATAAAAATCCGGCATGTGTTGAGTTGAACTCAAGACATGCCCGTCTGCGTGCGTTATCATGGCGGAAATATCAACTCCGCGCCGACGGACGCGGGGGGAGAGATGGGAGAGATCAATGGTTCGTCGTTTCTACGGTCTGCCGTCGCTGACCGCCCTTGCCACCTTCGAGGCCTCCGCCCGGCACGGCAATTTCACCCTGGCGGCGGCCGAGCTCAACGTCACCACGGGGGCCGTCAGCCGGCAGATCAAATCGATCGAGCAGGAACTCGGCGTCGCCCTGTTCGTGCGCACCGGCAAAGGGGTGATGCTGACCGCGCCGGCCGAGGAACTGCACCGGGCGCTGGCAAGCGGCTTTTCCCGGGCGTCCGAAGTGGTCAATTCGATCAAGCAGGGAGATAGCGCCCGCAATGTGACGATTGCCTGCAGCGAAGTGTTCGGGTCGATGTGGCTCATTCCCCGCATGCCGGATTTCTGGCGGCGCTTCACCGACATATCGGTCGACCACCTGATCGGCGACAATTTCAAGGTCTTCCGCCGCTCCGAGCTGGAACTGCGCATCCGCTACGGATCCGGCAAATGGATCGACGAGACGGCGGAATTGCTGTTCGACGATTGCCTCTACCCGGTCTGCAGCCCGGGTTTTGCCGAACGGCATGCCGGCGCTGCCGCCGCCGATCTTGCCGATCTGCCGCTGTTGAATGTCGAGTGGGTCGAGCCCGGCTGGACCGGCTGGGAAGAGGTGCTGTTGCGCGCCGGCGTGCCCTATCGCGGCCTCAGCGGCAGACGCTTCGGCAAATTCAGCGTCGCCCTCCAGGCCGCCATGGCCGACCAGGGCCTGGTCGTCGGCTGGCACCGCCTGGTCGGCCCCCTGGTCGAAAAGGGCGATCTGGTGCGCTTCACCGATCTGGTCGTTGCCGATCCGGGCGCCTATTACCTCACCTGGAACAACAGCCGCGAACTCCCTGCCGCCGCGCTGGCGCTGCGCGACTGGATCAGGCTGCTCGCCGAGGAGGAAAGACGCGCGCCGATGCCTTTGGCGAGGCAACCCGCATGAAACCGTCCTGATGGACGCTTTTGTCATATGCGCGGCCAGAGATCGCGGGTCGTAGTCGTCGCCATCAATGCTCGGGTCAAGCCCACGGCTGTCCGGTTCATGCTGAAATTGCCCCTCACCCTAACCCTCTCCCCGTTCTGACGGGGAGAGGGGACGTGCCCTACGCGACGTTGGTGAGAGACCGAGAGGTTACGGCTTGCCCCCTTCGCCCCGCGTGCGGGGGTCCGAAGGACGGGTCGAGACGCGTGGCTCGACCCCGGTCGGTGCCGGCAGGCGGATGAGGGGCAGGCTTCGCCGATCTCCCAGGCGAAGCCGCAGCCTCCCCCAACAATTTCATCCCGCCGACGCCGGCCCCAGCACCTTCAGCCTGAGACCGAGCACCAGCGGCACGGCAAGCGCGTAGACGGCGACGACCGATAGCCAGATGGCGCCCGGCCATTCCTCTCGGACGAGGAAATAGAGGCTGGAAAAGCCAAGCGGCGCGATGATCGAGGCGAGGCTGACGGCCGAGGCCAGCACGCCCTGGAACTGGCCCTGGCTGTTCTCGTCGACCTGCCGGGTCGCGAGCGATTGCAGCGCCGGCACGCCGATGCCGCCGAGGGTGAAGACCGGCATGATCGCAAAGATCATCCAGCCCTGGCCGGCAAAGGCCATGACGGTAAGGGCGAGGGAGACGCCGGCAACACCCACGAGGATCGCGGCGCGTTCGCCGAGCAGTTTCACGGCCGGCCCCGGCAGCAAGGCCTGGGCAAACGTCTGGCAGATGCCGAAGGCGCCCAGCGAAAGGCCGATCGACAGTCCGTTCCAGTGAAAGGCATCGCTGCCCCACAGCGCCCAGCAGGTGCCGTAGGCCTCGCCGGTGGCGCTGAAGATGAAGAACAGGATGACGATCGGCAGCAGGCTTTTGACCTCCAGCACCGCGCGCAGCGGCTTGAGCGGATTGAGCGCCGCCAGATCGGTCGTCTCGCGGCTGCCCGGGCGCGATTCCGGCAGGACGAAGACGGCGAGCAGCAGGTTGGCGCCGTTGAGCACGGCGGCCGCTACAAACGGCAGCCGCAGCCAATGATCGCCGAGCACGCCGCCGGCGACCGGGCCGATGATGAAGCCGAGGCCGAACATGGCGTTGAACAGGCCGAAGCGGCGGGCGCGTTTCTCCTCCGGCGAGATGTCGGTGATATAGGCGGTGGCGACCGAAATATTGGCGCTGGTCAGCCCGGCGATCGCCCGGCCGACGAACAGCAGGGTCAGATTGGGCGCAAAGGCGAGGAAGAGATAGTTGACGGCGGCACCGGCGAGCGAAATCAGCAGCACCGGCCGGCGGCCGATCCGGTCGCTGAGCGTCCCGAGCACCGGCGCGAAGATGAACTGCATGAGCGCATAGAGCGCCGTCATCGCGCCGATAGTGGGCGCGACGTCTGCGGCATGGGTGACGTCTTCAAGCAGCGACGGCAGGATCGGGAAAATCAGCCCGATGCCGACGGCATCGAGAACAATGGCGGTGAAAATGACGATAAGGGATCTGGTCATGGGTGCGTTCCGGGTCGACGCAAGCCGGCAGCGCCGACAGAGTGCGCCGATAGCTCACGATGAGGCCTGATCTGGTCAGGCATTGGTTTCAGGGAGGTGCTGGCCGAACCATGGCTGATGCGCATGGCGGGCCTGTGCTCGACCGCCTGGACGACCCATTCGTCCACCTGTTTACTCCGCCACTGAGCGGATCAAGGGAGGCAGTCGCTTTTCGCGACGGGCAAGAGATACGCCGAATGGTTGAGTAGGGCAAGCCTGTTTTGTGTTGGGGGTGAGCGACTGAGGGCTGCGATATCAACGGGCAATAGGTCTCTGATCCGGCCAAGGCCCCTCCCCAACCCCTCCCCACAAGGGGGAGGGGCTTAACCTGCCGCACCCATTTTCCATATCTGCGACGCTTCGAGTGGAACCCGGCGAGCGCTCCGGATTAGTCCCTCCCCCTTGTGGGGAGGGGTTGGGGAGGGGTCTTTCACAGCCGGATGAAGGGGCTGGCATGAGTCGTCTCGCCTGCTGCCAAATGCACGAACATGAACGGCAGCACCCCAATGGCGCGTTTCGCCTCTCCTGCGGCGCATATGAGGTTGTCTCGCCGGGGCAGTCGCTTCACCATGAAGGCAACTTCAGCTCCGGGAACAGACAGGCAGGCCATGACAGATATCGCGCAGATGCAGGAACAGCGATTGAACGCCCTTCGACAGACCGCGTCGGGCGCGCCGAAGCTGCCGTCCAACCCGTTCTTCGGCGTCGGGCCGATTACCGATGCGACGACCGACGAAGTCGATAGCCGCCTGCGGCGCATCGCCTTCGACGCCTGGATCGAGAAGACCTATCGCAAATTCGACGACCGGGGCAACGATATCGGCGGCTTCACCACCGCCGAGATTTCCCGCAGCATGCATCGCGGCTATCCGGCCGACAAGATCCTGACCGACATGATGCGGGCGATCCATCGCTATTTCGGCTTCCCGAAGGAGAACCGCATGGCGGTGGGGCTCGGCGGCGGCCATAGCGGTTTCACCGTCTGCATCCAGCACCTGATGAATGCCAACGATGCCGGCCAGCGCGTCTATGTCGACACGCCGCGGCCGGAGAGCGATCCGTCCAAGGCCGCCGGCTTCTTCCGCCAGTCCTGGGCGACCCAGCTGATCGAAATGCAGCGTTTCGCCGAAAAGGGCTGCGAGAGCCGCATCCATTTCGCCGCCTCCGAGGGCGTGATCCCGACGGCGGCCGAACTTGCGGCGCTCGGTGTGTCGATCTTCGTCGGCGTCGGCCACGAGACGACGGGGGCCAATGCCTATACCAGCGCCGAGATTCGCGAACTGCTGAGCTGGCTCGACGGCGACCCGGCCAACCGCCATGCGGTGTTCGACGCCACCTCGATGCTCGGCGCCATGCCCTGGGAGCCCGAACTCGTCAGCGCCGTCATGGCGAAATGCTGCCTGTTCATGCCGTTCCAGAAGGCGATCGGCGGCATTTCCGGCTATTTCGTCGCCTCCTTCACCCCGCATGCGCTGGCGCTGATCGAGAAGAACCAGCAGGATCCGGCCTGGGCGATCCCGCGCCAGCTGAAGATCGCGCCGCCGATCGATCCGCGGCAGCCGTTTTCGGCCAAGCGCTCGGTCGATGCCGGCCCGTTCTATGATCCGGCCGAGGACCGCATGCTCGGCGGCGTTATCAACACCTACAGCGCGCTCGCCTTTGCCGAGACCACCTTCGGCCTGCTGCAGTCCGAAGCCCGGGTCGGCACCATCGTCGAGCTCAACCGCCGCTCCGCCGCCAACCGCGCCGTGATCGACGAATGGGTCAAATCGCACCCGCTGCTGTCGCTGACCGTCACCGATGCCGAGCGCCGCGGCGCCGCCGTGACGCTGCTGAAGGTCGAGGACGACATCACCGATGCCGGCATCCACGCCCGCATCATCGCCCGTTCCAAGCAACTGCTCGGTTATGAGGGCATCACCCATCCGAACGGCGAATACGAGCCCGGCCTCGACGCGGCCCGCTACGTCAACGCCTTCCCCGGCACCCCCGGCGACTACCGCGCCTGGGTCGGCGGCATCCGCGAGCCCGACGATGTCGTCGCCCTGCTGGAAAACCTGCAATATGCCTATCTCAGAGCCAAGATCGTCGTGCTCGAGGAGGAGCTGGCAAAACACAGCGTCACCTTCGAGGCGCCCGCCAAGGCCGATGGCGCCGTGCGCAAGGACGATCCGAACCGCGCCTATACGGTGCTGATCGCCGATCTCGTCGGCCTGCGCTTCGGCGCCGGTGGCGAGCCGGATTACAGCGAGGTCAAGGCCTATATCGAGGAGAAGGGCGGCAGCTTCCATCTCGGCCCTCTCGGTGATCGTTCGGCGCTGGAAAAGGGCCGCATCCACTTCTTCTATCAGCCGAACCTCAGCACCGAGGCGGAGATCCTGCCGCAGACCGATAAGGGCCAGTATGACGCGCTGATCGCGGCGGCGACCTTCATCCCGAAGTCCTCCGTCTTCCCGCTCGGCGGCGTGCGCATCGGCGCCGGCACCGGCAATATGGGCTCGGCCTCCTGGGGCGGTGGCAACGGCGAGGGCGGCGAAGCGGCGCTGATGAACACGCCCGGCATCAACAGCCGCGCGACCGCCCAGATGGCCGTGAAGGCGATCCTGAAGGTCATGCCCGACCTCCCGGTCGACAGGCTGCACCGGATGGTCGCTGGCGGCGATTTCGATACCGGGCGCCAGCTGAAGGATTTCCCGACGGCCAAGCTCGAGGGTCGCAAGCTCGCCGTTCTCGGCTACGGCAATATCGGCCGCGAAGTCGCCAAGCTCGCCAAGGCCTTCGGCATGAAAGTGTCGATCTATGCCCGCGAGAATCACAAGCGCTGGATCGAGGCCGAGGGCTTCGACTATGCCGCAAGCCCTGTGGAAGCGGCAAGCGGCGCCGACGTGCTCTCCGTCCATATCGGCCTCGGCCGCCTGGATGCCGCGACCGGCATCTATTCCAATGCCGGCACCGTCAATGCCAAGGTGCTCGGCGCCATGAAGGACGGCGCGGTGCTGGTCAATTACGATCGCGGCGAAGTCGTGGACGCCGGCGCGCTCGATGCAGCCCTTGCCTCCGGCAAGATCGCCCATGCGGCGATCGACGCCGACCTCTTCAGCGATGCGGCGACCGGCACGCTGAGCGGCCCGATGCTGCCCTACCTGCCGCTCGAGGAGCGCCACAAGGGCAAGCTGGAACTGCTGCCGCACGCCGCCGCCGACACTGACCACCCGTCGCGGGTGACCGGCGCCAAGCAGGCGGTCGACCAGATCTTCGACGTCATCCGCTTCAAGTCGGTCGTCAATCTCAAGGGCGACCTGCCGGAAGGGCATGTCTCCGGCGGCAGCCGCACGCCGGCCGGCATCGGCAAGGTGACGAAGCAGGTCGTCGCCGAGGCCGGCGGCAAGGCAGCGCTGCTCGAAGAACTGCGCCAGGCCTCGGAAAAGATCGCCGCCATAACAGGCGCGCTGTCGGCCGTTTCCGACCGGGGGCACCAGGCGCGGATCGTCGAGCGTTACACCGGCCTGCTGGTCGAAAATGCCGACCGGCAGCGGACGCTTCTCGATCAGCTCGGCCTGTATGGGCCGGCGGAGGGGTGAGGCCATCGACGGCACGGCGAGTGGCGATGGTTTTTTGTCGCTGACGTCGTGCCGTGTGGCCCCCTCATCCGACCCTGCGGGCCACCTTCTCCCCGCTGGGGAGAAGAGGGAGCAAGGCGCTCCGACACTGACAAAAGAACCCGCCCGCTAATAGGCACTTCATCCAATGGGATCGATGGCGAAGCCGCGCGCTCCCTCTTCTCCCCAGCGGGGAGAAGGTGGCCCGAAGGGTCGGATGAGGGGGCTGCACGGCACAACCTCACATCATCATTCATTCCGCGACTCTGCGCTCGAGGCCGTTGGCCTGCGGGCGCCATCCGTGCTTGGTCCAAGGGCGGGCATCGAGACGCTGCACCGCAAGCGTGCCCCTCTTTCCCGCTTGAAAATCTCCCGATATGCGCTAGCTGTGAGCATCGTCATACCACCGATATTTGCATATTTAATTGATAGAAGATATTTCGGATTGCTGCCTATGCTCGATGCCCAGCGCTGCCCTGTTTTCCCAAGAACGCCGTCCGGCCGCGGCATCATCCAGAACACATGAACCGCAAGAACGCGCCGCCCGGCGTTGCTGAGGCAATGCCGGTGAGGAGGGGCGAGCGAGGGAGGACTGACGATGTTCGTTGAGGGTTTGAAGAAGCTGCTGCGCGGCCGTTCCGAAACGCAGGATGCGGCAGCCAAGGGCGGACTGACGGCCGGCGACAGGGACGCTGTTGTCGCCGACCTCGCCTCCTTCGAGGGGGTGGAGAAGGGGCTCGGCAAGGCCCTTGCCGGCTACGTGCTGTCGGGCACGGGCGACGCGTCCCTGCTCCATCTCAAGAACCTCCTGAAGAATTCCAAGGACGAAATCCGCGTCAGGCTGAACAACGCCTTCATGGCCAGTGCCGATGATTGGAAAAACAAGGCGGAGGCGAGTAAGCGCAGCAAGGCGAGAGAACGGCTGATGTTCGGTCTCGAAGGTTTCGATGCCGCCGCACTCTATCGTTACTTCCTGCTGCACAGCGAGTTTCGTCAGCAGAGCAGGGCCTGGAACTTCCCCGGCAGCGATCGATCGCCGTATTGGCTGCGCGCAGCCACCTATCTTCTCGATATGCGCGTGCCTGAAGGGGGTGCTCCGCTCGGTTTTCTCAGCGCCGAACGCGCGCTCGAAATGATGGCGGCGGCCGGACTTGCGCCCTCGGTCGCGCCGCTGATCGATTGCGCCTTTGTCGACGGCGACGTGCCCTACGGAAATCTGACCCAGCGCATGCTGAAGCTTCCGGGCCTTGTCGATGCCATCGGCGCCATGCCGGAGGAGGCGGTCAAGGCGATCGGCGGTCTTGCGGCCGGCGGCCGCGAGGCGATGACCAGCTTCATCGGCCAGAACGGCTTCATCGATCGCGAACCGCAGTTCTTCGATTTCGCCTTCGCCATGGCAGGCGACGGCGCCAAGGCGGTGCGCGATGTCGCCGTCAATGCGCTGAAGGCGGCGGATGCAGCCAAGGTCCAGGCCAAAGCCGAGGAATTTCTCGCCTCCCGCAAGGCCAACGAGCGGCTGGCCGGCGTCAACATTCTCGCCGCTTTGCTGCGCGAGAAGTCCCTGCCGATCCTCGCAAAGCACGAGGGCCAGGAAAAATCCAACACGGTGATCGCGGCGATCGGCACGATCCGCGCCACCTATGCCGCGGGCGCTGCCCGCTCGGGCGAGGACGGCCAGGCGGATGGCGGCGACGGCTATATCGCGATCGACGGCAGTTTCGTCGCCGTGCCGCCGGTCGCCTCCACGCCGGAGATGCCGCTGCCGGCCGATCTGGAAGAGGCCTTCCGCAAGATGCTTGCCGAAACCAACGCGGCCGCCCGCATCGATTACGACCAGACGCCGCCGGGCAAGGAATGGAACCAGCGGCCGGCGCGACCGTTCTCGGCGCCCTTCGACCCGGGGCTGGCAAAACACATCGTTGCCGCCATGTCCGGCGAGCGGCTGAGCGAGGCGCAGCGCCGCCAGGTCTGGGCCGCGATTGACGGCAAGGGCGGTTATCACTGGGAGCGTCAGAGGAACCAGGTCCACGCCAACGGGTTGAAGGCGATCTTCGCCCGTGCCGATATTTCCTTCGAGGCGCTGTCGTGGCTGCTGTTCCAGGCAACCGACGGGCGCCATTGGCAGCATATATTGCGGGTCGTGCTCGGCGTGCCGAATTACTGGATGCGCGGCCCCGACGATGAACTGGTCACCCGCATCCGGGCCGGCGCCGATATCCGCATCCTCGCCGACATTGCCGCGGCGGCCGGGGCGCCGGCCTTCGGCGCCATGACAAACGAGCTTGTCGACAGGGCCTATGTCAATATCGCCGAGATGATCGACGAGCCGGCGCCGGCCAATGTCTGGCCGCTGCTCGCCGAAAATTTTGCGGCGATCGATGCAGCACTCGCCGGCGACGGGCTGAAGGAGCGCTGGACCGAGGATTTCATCTTCTCCTGGCTGCGCTTCTTTCCGCATCTGCCGCGCCGCTATTTCCCGCTGGTCGCCGATCGTGCCCTGCAGGCCGGCGTGCGCCAGCGCGACTTCGCCCGCCACCTCCTGCGCGAGGTCGACGATCTCACGCCGCTGATCACGCCGATGCTGACGGCGGGCCCGGAGGCCAAACGCATGGCCGCCGCCCGCTGGCTGGCCGAGCGGCGGGACGCCAATGCGATCGCGCCGCTGCGCGCAGCCATTGCCAAGGAAAAATCCGTCGCGGTCAAGGCGGCCGCCCTGTCGGCGCTCGCCGCCTGCGGCGACGATACCTCGGATTTTTTCGCCGAGGGTGCGCTGATTGCCGAGGCGGAAAAGGGGCTGGCTTCGACCAAGGTCGATTATTCCGCGCTGTTTGATGCCGAAAACCTGCCGGCGCTGCATTGGGCGGATGGCCGCGAAGTGTCGCCGGTGCTGGTACGCTGGTGGTTTGCCCGTTCGCACAAGCTGAAAATGCCGGCCGGCGATCCGCTGATCCACATGGCGCTCGAACGCCTCCACCGGAAGGATGCCGAGCGGCTGGGGGCGGCGGTCGTCTCGGCCTTCATCTCCTACGACACGCAGCGCCCGACGAGCGCGGAGGCCAATGCCCATGCGGCGGCCAATGCCAAGCAGCGCTACGATTATACGAAGAAATGGCGCACCGATTTTACCGAGGAGCTGGCCTTTGCCGAGCTGCGCCGGGAAAAGCTCGCCATCTATTTAAACAGCGCGCTCGATCATCGCGGCCTGCTGGCGCTTGCCCGCTTCGCGCCGCCGGCCGAGACCACGCTTCTCGTCAAGCGTTACCTGCGCGAACACGGCAAGCGGCCGAACCAGTGCCGGGCGCTGCTCGATGCGCTGATGGCAAACCCGGTTCCCCAGGTGCTGCAGCTCGTGCTGATCGCCTCGCAGCGCCACAAGCAGCCGGGCATGCGCAAATATGCCGGCGAGGTCATCTCCGCCTTTGCCGAGGCGCGCGGCTGGACGCCGGCCGAACTCGGCGACCGCACCATGCCGTCGGCCGGCATTGACGAGGACGGCTTGCTCGAACTGCCGATCGGCGAACGCCTCTATCGCGCCCGTCTGGTCGCCGAAACGGCCAAGAACGGCAAGGAGGAGATGAAGCTCATCCTCGAAAATCCCGACGGCAAGCCGATCGCCTCGCTGCCGACGCCTTCGGACCCGGAGGAGGCGGAAGAGGCGAAGGAGGCGAAGAAACTGCTTTCCAGCGCCAAGAAGGAACTGAAGCAGACCGTGGAGCTGCAGAGCGGCCGCCTCTACGAGGCGATGTGCACGGCCCGCCTCTGGCCGCGCGAGGATTTCGAAACCTTCCTGCTTGCCCATCCGATCGTCGGCCGGCTGCTGCGCCGCCTGGTTCTGGCCGGCCATGACGACAAGGGCAAGATCGTCGCCAGCTTCCGCGCGCTCGACGACGGCACCTTCACCAATGCCGAGGACGAAGCCGTCGATCTCAAAGACTTTGCCGGCATCTCGATCGCCCACCGCGTCAGCCTCGGCGAGGCCGGGGCCAAGGCCTGGAAGACTCATCTCGACGATTACGAGGTCAAGCCGCTGTTCGAACAGCTCGACCGGCCGGTGCTTTCCGAGGACAAGCCGCACGCCAAGCGCATCGACGACCGCAAGGGCTGGATGATCGACAATCTGACGCTTCGCTCGGCCGCTGAGGCGCTCGGCTATATCAGAGGCCCGGTCGAGGACGGCGCCGGCTTCTACACCTATGAGAAGACGTTCGGCGATTGCGGCGTGGCCGCCATCATCGAATTCACCGGCAGCTATATCGGCGAGAGCGAACGCGTGCCGAAGGCGCTGACCGAGATGCGTTTTGCCCGCATCCAGCCGGGCGGCCGGGTGACCTATGGCGGCGAGACGCCGCTTGCCAAGGTGCCGCCAGTGCTGCTCAGCGAAACCTGGAACGATCTGCGCGCCATCGCCGACAAGGGCACCGGCTTCGATGCCGCGTGGGAAAAGAAGGGTGGATGGTGAAAATGGATCAGTCAGTCCTTCGTCCGGCAACGGAAATCCTTTATGCAGCCGAGCTTGCCAGGCTGGCCGAGACCGACAAGGGGCCGCGGCCGCCGGGCTGGCGGCTCTCGGCACGCGCCGTGCGCGCCTTCGTGCTCGGCGATGCCGCGCTCGGCATCTCGCGCAAATTCTACGGCGACGATGCGCTCGTCGAGCGGGCGATCGTCAGCCTGATGGGCGAGCAGGGGCTGCTGCTCGTCGGCGAGCCGGGCACGGCGAAATCGATGCTGAGCGAGCTTCTGGCCGCCGCCGTCACCGGCTCGACCCGCCTCGTCGTCCAGGGCTCGGCCGGCACGATGGAAGAGCATCTGCGTTATGGCTGGAACTATGCGCTGCTGATTGCCGAAGGCCCGAGCGAAAAGGCGCTGGTGCCGTCGCCAGTGCTGCAGGCGATGCGCGCCGGCCTCGT is a window of Rhizobium sp. N324 DNA encoding:
- a CDS encoding NAD(P)-dependent oxidoreductase; translated protein: MTDIAQMQEQRLNALRQTASGAPKLPSNPFFGVGPITDATTDEVDSRLRRIAFDAWIEKTYRKFDDRGNDIGGFTTAEISRSMHRGYPADKILTDMMRAIHRYFGFPKENRMAVGLGGGHSGFTVCIQHLMNANDAGQRVYVDTPRPESDPSKAAGFFRQSWATQLIEMQRFAEKGCESRIHFAASEGVIPTAAELAALGVSIFVGVGHETTGANAYTSAEIRELLSWLDGDPANRHAVFDATSMLGAMPWEPELVSAVMAKCCLFMPFQKAIGGISGYFVASFTPHALALIEKNQQDPAWAIPRQLKIAPPIDPRQPFSAKRSVDAGPFYDPAEDRMLGGVINTYSALAFAETTFGLLQSEARVGTIVELNRRSAANRAVIDEWVKSHPLLSLTVTDAERRGAAVTLLKVEDDITDAGIHARIIARSKQLLGYEGITHPNGEYEPGLDAARYVNAFPGTPGDYRAWVGGIREPDDVVALLENLQYAYLRAKIVVLEEELAKHSVTFEAPAKADGAVRKDDPNRAYTVLIADLVGLRFGAGGEPDYSEVKAYIEEKGGSFHLGPLGDRSALEKGRIHFFYQPNLSTEAEILPQTDKGQYDALIAAATFIPKSSVFPLGGVRIGAGTGNMGSASWGGGNGEGGEAALMNTPGINSRATAQMAVKAILKVMPDLPVDRLHRMVAGGDFDTGRQLKDFPTAKLEGRKLAVLGYGNIGREVAKLAKAFGMKVSIYARENHKRWIEAEGFDYAASPVEAASGADVLSVHIGLGRLDAATGIYSNAGTVNAKVLGAMKDGAVLVNYDRGEVVDAGALDAALASGKIAHAAIDADLFSDAATGTLSGPMLPYLPLEERHKGKLELLPHAAADTDHPSRVTGAKQAVDQIFDVIRFKSVVNLKGDLPEGHVSGGSRTPAGIGKVTKQVVAEAGGKAALLEELRQASEKIAAITGALSAVSDRGHQARIVERYTGLLVENADRQRTLLDQLGLYGPAEG
- a CDS encoding DUF4132 domain-containing protein; this translates as MFVEGLKKLLRGRSETQDAAAKGGLTAGDRDAVVADLASFEGVEKGLGKALAGYVLSGTGDASLLHLKNLLKNSKDEIRVRLNNAFMASADDWKNKAEASKRSKARERLMFGLEGFDAAALYRYFLLHSEFRQQSRAWNFPGSDRSPYWLRAATYLLDMRVPEGGAPLGFLSAERALEMMAAAGLAPSVAPLIDCAFVDGDVPYGNLTQRMLKLPGLVDAIGAMPEEAVKAIGGLAAGGREAMTSFIGQNGFIDREPQFFDFAFAMAGDGAKAVRDVAVNALKAADAAKVQAKAEEFLASRKANERLAGVNILAALLREKSLPILAKHEGQEKSNTVIAAIGTIRATYAAGAARSGEDGQADGGDGYIAIDGSFVAVPPVASTPEMPLPADLEEAFRKMLAETNAAARIDYDQTPPGKEWNQRPARPFSAPFDPGLAKHIVAAMSGERLSEAQRRQVWAAIDGKGGYHWERQRNQVHANGLKAIFARADISFEALSWLLFQATDGRHWQHILRVVLGVPNYWMRGPDDELVTRIRAGADIRILADIAAAAGAPAFGAMTNELVDRAYVNIAEMIDEPAPANVWPLLAENFAAIDAALAGDGLKERWTEDFIFSWLRFFPHLPRRYFPLVADRALQAGVRQRDFARHLLREVDDLTPLITPMLTAGPEAKRMAAARWLAERRDANAIAPLRAAIAKEKSVAVKAAALSALAACGDDTSDFFAEGALIAEAEKGLASTKVDYSALFDAENLPALHWADGREVSPVLVRWWFARSHKLKMPAGDPLIHMALERLHRKDAERLGAAVVSAFISYDTQRPTSAEANAHAAANAKQRYDYTKKWRTDFTEELAFAELRREKLAIYLNSALDHRGLLALARFAPPAETTLLVKRYLREHGKRPNQCRALLDALMANPVPQVLQLVLIASQRHKQPGMRKYAGEVISAFAEARGWTPAELGDRTMPSAGIDEDGLLELPIGERLYRARLVAETAKNGKEEMKLILENPDGKPIASLPTPSDPEEAEEAKEAKKLLSSAKKELKQTVELQSGRLYEAMCTARLWPREDFETFLLAHPIVGRLLRRLVLAGHDDKGKIVASFRALDDGTFTNAEDEAVDLKDFAGISIAHRVSLGEAGAKAWKTHLDDYEVKPLFEQLDRPVLSEDKPHAKRIDDRKGWMIDNLTLRSAAEALGYIRGPVEDGAGFYTYEKTFGDCGVAAIIEFTGSYIGESERVPKALTEMRFARIQPGGRVTYGGETPLAKVPPVLLSETWNDLRAIADKGTGFDAAWEKKGGW